The window TTATTACTCATGATACACATATCTTTACTTGCTTTATAACAAGAACAAAGCATTAGATGcctttaataaagaaataatgtGAGAAACAAATTAAGATTATGAGATTAGATAGAAGTGAAGAATATTATGATAGATATATAAAGAATGGACAAGCACTTGGTTTGTTCGCAAAGTTTCTTCAAGAAAATAGGACAGTTGCCTAATACACTATCTTGGTTTACCACGCCAGAATGTAGTAGAAAGAAGAAACTAAACATTATTGGACATGGTACAAAGTATGCTTAACAACTCCAATCTATCTAAATCTTTATGGAATAAAACACTAAACACAACAATGTACATATTAAATTGAGTTCCAACCAAGGTTGTCCCAAAAACATCATTTGAGTTATTAAAAGGTTGGAAACTGAATTTGCAACTTGTGCATGTATGGGGATGCCTGTAtgaagtaaaaatttataatccaCAAGAAAAGAAGCTAGACCTAAGAACCATTAGGGGGTATTTCATTGGATATGCTAAAAAGTCTAAGGGTACCTATCTTATTGTCCATCTCACAACATCAAAATTGTGGAATCAAGAATTGCAAAGTTTCTTGAAAATGACTTGATTAATGATAGTGATCAAATCATGAACATAGTTTCTAAAAAGGATCATTCAGAATCACAACCTCCCACATCTAATGATAGATTGGTTATTGTTTGTAACATCCCTTAATTACAAACTGGTGTTGAACGATTAATCATTGAAGTTCCATAAGCTGTTGACAACATTCCTAATAGATTAGGTAGTTCAAGCATTACCAAGAACTTCTGAACAACCAGTTGAGCCAAATACTTAATCAAGCATTACCAAATACTTAAGAACATGATGGTACAACATTGATAAAATCTActagaataaaaatatcaacaattCTTAATAATTATGTGGTATATATACAAGAATCTAACTATAATATTAGAGCTGAAAACTATCCTAAATCATTTCCACAGACCATAAGGTGCAAAGAATTGGAATTATGGTACAATGCCATGAAATAAGAGATGAATTCTATGAAAAGTAACGGAGTCTTGGATCTTGTTGAGTTGCTTAATAATGCAAGAGCCATTGGATATAAATGGGTTTTTAAGACAAAGATAGACTTATTGGGCAACATTGAAAGATACAAGATAAGACTCATTGCTAAATAATTCACTCAAAAGGAAAGAATTGATTACACAGAATTTTTTCCCTGTATCTAAAAAAGATTATTTGCTTATTATTTTGGCATTAATAGCacattttgatttgaaaatgcAACAAATGAATGTGCAAACTGTATTTATCAATGGACATCTAAAAGATAAGGTTTACATGAAATAACCTGAAGGATTCTTCTCTAGTGATGGCGATCATTTGCTCTGCAAACTCAAAAAATTCATATACGGTTTAAAACAAGCATCCCAATAATGGTACTTTAAATTCGATGATGTAGTTTCTTCATTTGGATTTGTAGAAAATATCATGAATCAATGTATATACCAGAAAGTCAATGGGAGTAAgaattgttttgttgttttatatgtAGATGATATTCTACTTGCAACCAATGATAATGGTTTGTTGCATGAGGTGAAacaatttctctttaatttttttgacatgaaGGATATAAGTGAGACATCTTATATCATTGACATTAAGATCTATAGAGATAGATTAAAGTTATTTTAGGTCTATCTCAAGAAACCTATATGAATAAAGTTTTAgagagattttaaataaaagattgtTCATCGGAGTAACTCCCATTATAAAAGGTGATAAGTTCAATTTGAACTAATAcctaaaaaatgatattgaaaGGAAACCAATGAAGAACATTCCATATGTTTCTGCTGTAGGAAGCCTAATGTATGCTTAGGTTTGTACCAAGCCTGACATTGCATTTGTTGTGGGAATGTTGGGATGATATCAGAGTAATTTAGGTATCGACCACTAGAGAGCTGTAAAGAAAGTAATAAGATACCTTCAAGGGACTAAAGACTACATGTTTATATCTAGGCAAACGAATAATCTAGAAGCAATTGGCTACTCAAAGTTAGATTTTACTGGTTGTATTGTTTCAcgtaaatcaacataaaaaaaattatgttaaatgtATGGACCAAGTGagagaattttaaaattatgtttttccaTATTAATGTGGGATTTAGTTTTTTGAAGAACTTTAATATTTGGTCCAATAAAGTTAACTCCCCTGTTAATATTTCCTAAATTAATGGCTTCTGAATTATATTAATAGTCTTGTTATATAAATACAGATTTTTGGTCTCTAAGTTCACACATTAAAAtataagctttttttaaaaaattccgtgagtgtttttcatcaataacaagagatatattttgatttatttatttttttatatcagatctaaataaaaattgttttacaaACATGGTTAGATCTATaggtttaatattttgttatcaaGGGAGTGAGAATTATAAGTGTTGAAGGTTGTGAAAAACTAAGAGGAAACACATCATAAGGGACACGTGTATAGTTTGATATTAAGGTTGTGaactagtataaaaaaatattcacaagTTTACAAAGCATGATTTTCAAAGATTTTTCAGGCTACTAAATGAAAATGTTGAGAAAGGAGGCTCTAGTTTTGATCATGCGCCTGTAGAGGccttcaatttcattttcaagatCTTCAATGCACAACTCCAAGTTGCTTAGCTTCTTTTGCACATTCATCATCTTATCTGTTGTGCAACTGATAAGAGATTCCAATGCAGCATCAGCCATTGCAAATTCATTCACATCTGTTTCTTCTTCCTCGCATGCTATTCTTTGGTGGTGTATCAACTTGGAAACCAATGACCACCCGCTTTTCTTTGCTTGTGACTTTGGTTCAGAAATGAATGACAGCAATGATTCGAACACGGCGAGACTGATGGACTCAACCTCTCTTAACATGCCAATCCTGGTAACAATCTCAGGGTCTTCACTAGAGAAGGTGCACTTGTTTTCAATGCCCTTCAAGTTCTTCAaggccttttttattttcttctttactaCTTTCCTAGATGCTATATATTTCCTGATCTCTCTATCATGACCTCCTTGTCTTCTGCGAATAACCGATTGAAGCTCGCGGatgtattcttttgattgcaacAGTGCATCTTTGGCAGAGTTGCACACGTCCAAGAGCCTGAGAGATCCATCTAGGATCTCATCAGTACATTTCTGATTGTGTTCTCCTGCTAATCCTTGTTGTGTAAGTGGCAGCTGTAGGAATTTATCAACAGAATCATACAAATCCTGAAGGATACTTAGTTTGTGGCCTattgatgatgaaaatgatgtAGAGGTAGCCTGTGAATCTCTTACTCGGCTAATATGCTCATCAAATTCTGAAATGATTGGGTGTGGTCTTGAGGGTAGACTGTTGGATCGAGCATGTAAGCGGGTTTTGGGACAGATTGGAGAGacaaccatttttctttcttagaGAAGAGGTGATCTGATGATTGAAAATATTGGTTCAACTCAGTGTGGTTTCCATCTGTTGGCATCTACTGAATATAAATTGGGGTGAGGAGACATGAGGAATCCCATCCTCTTCAACTATTAATGGCGGTAACATGTTTCTGAAAAATGGCATCCCCGATGTCCACGCAATGTCTCTTGCCCACTAATTCAGCATTCCATGAACATATAATTATTTGCAGTTTTAAATCACAGCTCTCTTGAATTGAATACTAGTATACATCTGCAACGCACGAGTGGTGATTTATTAATGCATACAATGCTGATGGTCCTGAAATCTCTGTTGAGAAACACGAAGACAAGATCCGCATCCTTGGCTTCAGTATCTCTCGCCAAATTGTAGCATAGCGATAAGAGCAGCAGTTTAGATAATATTGCTGGATGATTCCGTTTTCCCCCTAACTAAATGACAGGCATCTGGTTTTTTATATCTTCCCATATAAACAGATTTGAGTTTATCATGTGAGTGCCATTGGTGCTCAATGATTAAGTTGCAACATTGTTTAGGAGCCGAGACAGGAAATTTTATATTACAAGAACCAACTTTTTAATGAATCTACCTTGTTTCAGCTGTAATCAATATGTATTGAAGGAAAGCTAAATTGTTGCCGATATTATTGCTATTTCTTATGTAAATTAGGTGCTTGGATTATGATTGTAGATATGATAAAGATAGGAATTGATATGCCGAGATTGTAGGAGTAAGATTGTTAGTATCCTCCCTATTTAAAACTTGTATTATGCACATGCAATGAATTACAATTGTAACagagaatgaattaaaatcctattcttttagttttcttcATGGCATCAGAGCAAGTTCCTATAGTTCTGTTTTTGGTTTGAGATTCTTAGGGAAAACACTTCTAAATCTGATAGTATTGATGGCATGAACAAACGTTCTAACACATTGGAAGGAGAACCAAATCCTAATTAGCCTCTAGGCTTTGTATTGTTGAATTAGCTTTACTATCTAAGAGCTGTGACAATTGCTGCTCACTCTACTAATTCTTCTCCTAATTTCGAAAAAGAGAAGGGACTTCAAAAAGGATATGAACATAAAGCTCATGTTGCTGCTCACTCCACTAATTCTTCTCCTAAGTTTGAAAAAGAGAAGGGACTTCAAAAAGAATATTAACATAGAGCTCATGCGGCTGCTCACTCCACTAATTCTTCTCCTAGTGATGTGGTAAATTTTTCTACCAACTCAGCTGCtttcttaatgatttttctGTATATCTTCAGGAGAAGGGTGTTCCTATTTTGTCAActtcttgaaattttgattcCACAAGAAGTTCTTGGTAAGTTTTTGGTTTCTGGTAAACTTTGCCGTCTAGTTTCCTaataataaggaccaaattaaaagaatgaattgAATCAAATTCGAAGaacacaattgaaaaaaaaaggattcaaaacaaacaaaataattaacaattaagaaataaggatcaaattgaaagctaAAATAGACTTAAAGGAGGGGTGGCTGTTTCTATTaataccaagttgagaataattgggaGGTTTAATCTATTAGTTAGCGaaccttttctatatatatgtgtagggcaatatacaatagtaatggtaGAAGTTACAATACAAGAGTATGACtataatatttcctatatagtatacttataatattttttatatagatacattctataataatgatgaaaatgttAAGAATGAAAGAGATTGTGAACTTGAAATTTGAAGgattcatggtgtatttataactTATGAGTCTTGTCTTTTTATGGAGATAAGGgagtaaaatgtaattttatccttatgatattttaagttgtatttcacttaaaataatacaaattggatcaatataaaatattaagagaccCGAATGggattctaaaaaaatttctaaaaggGTGTTGTGTTAGGAAAAAAGTTTAATTCTAGTAGAGGTGAAAAATAGATCTAGACACGCTGTTTAGACCTAAACACATTGGGTTCTAGCATGTAGCCCGAGCCTATGTGGATTTTGAGGTGTATGCCTAGCACCAAGGTTATGGGCAGCACACCCATCACTAGCTGACCGTATGCCTAGATAGGCGTGCATCCAACATGGATTTGAGCTACTATGCCCGAGTCCATGCACCTTGGTAGTAGTTAGGCTCTAATGTAGTAGCCCAAGCccatgaaaatgttttttttaggctTTTTGTAAGAGATTTTTAGGCCCTTTAAATTTGagcttatataaaaaaaaaacaatcactagcTACGGTCAAATAACCCTCGGAGTCCTGGACTTACCATGTGAGTTGGATACGACCTCAGCCATAATAGAGCTTCCCGTCAGCACATGAATACGAGGTAAATGGTTTAAATTTGAGTTCGCAATCTATTTCCCTCTTGAAACAATATACCCAGTATAGTGAACCTTTAAATGGATCCCATCCACGTCTCTTGTATATATAACATACCCAACAATCACCAAGCAATTAGCCAAACAAAAGAGACAATCATGACTAATTTATCCACAATATGTTGAACAAAACTCAAGTTGGTTATGCtataagaaaaacacaaaaactaacACTTTcactttattattttcatatgctTTCTTATTCATAATTCTAATGTTTAAAGTGGCCTTAAAAGTcctatttaaactaaaattcttATTCTTATCTAACTAAGATTAAAACTAACAAACTAGCTAACTTCTAACAATGATAAAACTCCAATAGATAACAATCTTAATCTTGTAAGGTTATAACAATATAAAACTCTTACAAACTCTAAATCCTATGAACCTAAGGCCTAGTTGATATTGAACTCGAACACTCACCCTCAATACCAATTATCATCATTCTTCTATCTTATCTTTCTCTTCATGGTGTCCTGccttaataataatgatggtgTTTGTATTCCATCATTACCAAACATGAATCTCTTTGACATTGACAAAAATAGTTTTATCATTATGCTCAAcatcaattgtatttttttcaaaccatgttTGTGTTTCCAAACCTTCAACTGGATTCATAGCTTTTCCAACTGAGATTGACTTTCGAGTTTGTACATCTTTGATTTCTTGTAATTTACCTCTATTGTTATCAACTAAATCCTTTAGTTATGTCTTTTAGCATCGTAAAGATCTAAAATCTTTCTCTTGAAGCTTCTTCCTTTAATATCATTAGCcattaaattttgtttctctAGACTTGAACCCCATTTCTGCACAACACCTTCTTCCTTGTTGAGAGATGGAGCATTTCAACATTAACTTGAAATAGCAGCATTGTTTTCTGTTGGCTTcttaaatcaataatatttcttCATGTGACCACTTTTTCCATAATTATGACATCTGCCTTCAAATCTTCTGCTATTGTCACAATTCTTTAAAGCTCTCCCTTGATGAAAACTTCCTTttcaatgaaaattatttttcttatcaccATCCTTATTGGATTCACCATCAGTGTGCCAACTGTGGTTTCTATCTTCGTGTGCACACCATTGTTTACTCTTGCTATTATTGGTGTAGAGTGCTTCCTCTTCACCCTTCAATGAGACTCCTGCCATTTGCTTAGCCATATTTTCTTGAGCTATAATTAAGCAAATCTTCAAACTCAACTAATGATGATTGAGTAGGCCATCATTGTACTGCAGCAACAAAACTTTGATATTCGAGTTTTAAATCATGGATGATTATTCTTGTCATCCTTGTTTAACCAATAGCTGCTTTTGGTTGTAATTTGGAAATCTCACAACATGTTGATTTCACCTAATTAAAGTACTGAGGAATTGTCATGTTTCGTTGTGTCATCGACAACAACTCGTTCTCAAGAAGTTGCAATCTAGCATCATTATTCTTTGAGAAGAGACAAGCAAGGGTGTCCTATACTTCTTTTGGCATTGTAGCATCTTGAATGTGCTCCAACATATCTTCTTCAATCGTGGTTTTCAAGGAAAACATTGCCTTACCGgctttaatcttttatttgcGTAGACCTCCATTCATATCTTTGGCTTGTTGTGTGTCTTCACTATCGTTGACTACTTCCCACAGATCTTGGCCTTGCATATTAGACATCATGCATGTTGACCGTGTACTGTAATTCTGATTGTCAAGCTTTTTGATCCCTCCAACAATTTAAAGATCTCCCATCACTGCTGCAAGTTGTGAAAGAATTCTTCTTTAAATGTGACTTGAAGCTGCGTTACTGCTGGCGTGAACGTGCTGAATTGCTACTGGATTGTTTGAAATCTGTTGCTGTCGTGATCTGTTTTCTTGTTGCTGATGCTCTGCTACTGTCATGTTATGTTTACTAGCTGTTGGAATAACTTGCTACCGTGATCTGCTGGTCCAAGGCTACTGGCGCTCCAAGCTGCTGCTTCTGGAGAGTGATTTACTGATCCAAGGCTGCTGCCGTGTTTGTTGATGTGCTGTTGTTATGGAAGCCAGCTGTTACGTTAATGATCTGCTACTGCTTTAGGCGTTGGCGGCTGCTAGGAGGACTGCTACAAACTGCTGCTTTTGTACCACTTCGTTGGGTTGTTTTGGAAGCTATGAGAGGCTACTACTGCCTCGGGTCTGTTCTCTAAGCTTCTGGAAAACTAACTCCTATATATTGTTGTCACTGTTTCAGGAGATATGCCAAAGACATTGCTGCTTCGCGTGCACCTTTCCTTCTCCCCAACCTATCGACCCTCTCTTTCAATCTGTAGGCTCTAATACCAATTATTGAACAAAACCCACATTGGTTTTGCTTTAAGAAAAACACAGCAGCTAACACTTCcactttattattttcatatacttTCTTATTTATAATGCTGAATGTTTAAGATGGCTATATATAGGTCTACAAGTCTTACTTTGACCaagattttcatttttatctaaCTAAGGTTTATTCTTATCTAACTAAGATGAAAACTAATCAATTAGTTAACTCTTAACAATGATAAAACTCTGATGGATAATAATCTTAATATTGTAAAGTTCTAATAATATTAGATATCTTACAAACTCTGAATCCTATGAATC of the Populus nigra chromosome 7, ddPopNigr1.1, whole genome shotgun sequence genome contains:
- the LOC133699396 gene encoding uncharacterized protein LOC133699396, encoding MVVSPICPKTRLHARSNSLPSRPHPIISEFDEHISRVRDSQATSTSFSSSIGHKLSILQDLYDSVDKFLQLPLTQQGLAGEHNQKCTDEILDGSLRLLDVCNSAKDALLQSKEYIRELQSVIRRRQGGHDREIRKYIASRKVVKKKIKKALKNLKGIENKCTFSSEDPEIVTRIGMLREVESISLAVFESLLSFISEPKSQAKKSGWSLVSKLIHHQRIACEEEETDVNEFAMADAALESLISCTTDKMMNVQKKLSNLELCIEDLENEIEGLYRRMIKTRASFLNIFI